In Verrucomicrobiia bacterium, the sequence CGGTCGTCAATGTTTACGTAGCCACGATCGATGAGTTCGACGTGCTCAATAATAGATTCCCCTTCTGCGGCCAGCGCAGCTAATACAAGAGCGGCGCCAGCGCGAAGGTCTGGTGTGATAGAGGTGTTACGGCGAAGGGTGGTGGGACCGGTAACGAGTGCGCGGTGCGGGTCACAAATGGTAATGTTGGCACCCATCTTTTGGAGTAGGTCTACAAAGTAGAGGCGGCCTTCATACATCCAGTCATGGATGAGCGATGTACCAGTTGCTTGGGTGGCGAGTACGGTAAACGGAGACTGCAGGTCTGGTGGGAAGCCTGGCCAAGGGTTGGTCTGGACATCCGCCGCCTTTAACTCTGGGCTTGGAAGCATGGTAAGGCTTTGATCGCCCTCGTTATATTCGTAACGGGCATTGAAGTCATCCAACTTGGACAAGATAGGAATGAGGTCGTGGCGCTTTCCTACGTTTTCCAATCGGACCGTGCCCTGGGTTACGAGTGCCGCAATGGCAAAGGTGCCGATTTCAATTTCATCAGGGATGACGGTGACCTCTGCCTGGCCAGTAGAGAGATGTGGGTCGCCTTCAATGGTGACGCGGGAAGTGCCATCGCCATGAATGGCGTATCCCATGTTGCGAAGTAGCTCACATAGGTTGG encodes:
- a CDS encoding UDP-N-acetylglucosamine 1-carboxyvinyltransferase, whose amino-acid sequence is EVYLKEKTVTGTENLIMAACRANGTTSIWNAAEETHISNLCELLRNMGYAIHGDGTSRVTIEGDPHLSTGQAEVTVIPDEIEIGTFAIAALVTQGTVRLENVGKRHDLIPILSKLDDFNARYEYNEGDQSLTMLPSPELKAADVQTNPWPGFPPDLQSPFTVLATQATGTSLIHDWMYEGRLYFVDLLQKMGANITICDPHRALVTGPTTLRRNTSITPDLRAGAALVLAALAAEGESIIEHVELIDRGYVNIDDRLRGLGAQIIRE